Proteins encoded within one genomic window of Eurosta solidaginis isolate ZX-2024a chromosome 1, ASM4086904v1, whole genome shotgun sequence:
- the LOC137237931 gene encoding uncharacterized protein, with translation MTVFLLGKTTICHAIRETCRAIYEALKDDFLEVPSSHEEWTEIAQRFEQRWNFTNCCGALDGKHVAIQAPANCGSEYFNYKKFNSIVLMALVDADYKFLFVEIGAYGRESDGGVFGRCPLSTALAENAINFPPPKPLPHEGNEMPFVIVADDAFPLKTYIMKPFCYREQVMSHKIFNYRLSRARNVVENVFGICASRYRILRRPMDVKPVYAKAIVLAICVLHNFLLSRKSVYMRTSDVDSETNGVAVQGNWRMELGESRMLPSIRPSSTLGRPASNAVNVRE, from the exons ATGACTGTTTTCCTGTTGGGAAAAACTACCATCTGTCATGCAATACGTGAGACATGTCGTGCTATTTATGAAGCTTTGAAAGACGATTTTTTAGAA GTTCCCAGCAGTCATGAAGAATGGACAGAAATTGCTCAACGTTTTGAACAGCGGTGGAATTTCACTAATTGCTGTGGGGCACTTGATGGGAAGCATGTAGCTATTCAGGCACCTGCAAACTGCGGCTCTGAGTACTTCAATTATAAAAAATTCAACAGCATTGTTCTCATGGCTCTAGTGGACGCCGACTACAAATTCTTGTTTGTAGAAATTGGAGCATATGGCCGTGAATCTGATGGTGGTGTATTTGGAAG ATGTCCACTTTCTACTGCACTTGCTGAAAATGCAATTAATTTTCCACCACCGAAGCCACTTCCACATGAAGGAAATGAAATGCCTTTTGTCATTGTTGCTGACGACGCTTTTCCTTTGAAAACGTACATAATGAAACCTTTTTGTTATCGTGAACAAGTTATGTCGCACAAAATTTTCAACTATAGGCTATCTCGAGCCAGAAATGTAGTTGAAAATGTGTTCGGAATATGTGCATCGCGGTACCGAATTCTGAGAAGGCCAATGGACGTGAAACCAGTATACGCGAAAGCTATTGTTCTGGCCATTTGCGTCCTACACAATTTTCTTTTAAGCCGCAAATCAGTATATATGAGAACATCTGACGTAGATAGTGAGACAAATGGTGTTGCTGTTCAAGGTAATTGGCGAATGGAGCTTGGAGAAAGCAGAATGCTCCCATCAATTCGGCCAAGCAGTACTTTAGGTAGGCCAGCAAGCAATGCAGTAAATGTGCGTGAATAA